One region of Limisphaera ngatamarikiensis genomic DNA includes:
- a CDS encoding right-handed parallel beta-helix repeat-containing protein: MKNLTLVLVSLVAIPTLQAATAYVTRSGSTYTGRVDGTVVYSGPSYNAAIQACIDNMSSGTIYIRNSGTCDPTYGIAPKDGLILDYGGTQASGTASTISVIQLDRKSNVTIRNLRIAGNPRYGIWSRSSSGITLSGCSAQVTGGLPFRFDDSKSGGSRNINVNSITSNGQTAHGLETYTVDGFYWSTITANDSTGCGLLLNNTINWSGGSVYAYNCCYGGGYAGFRTANSNGRGTVNYVDANRCGRGIFSLTQSRDATINNCYIRNCSGIGIWLQDSYNTHVRAGTVENNAGGCFSITGGSGNSVNVTCR; the protein is encoded by the coding sequence ATGAAAAACCTGACGCTGGTACTCGTATCGTTGGTGGCAATTCCCACCCTGCAAGCAGCCACAGCCTATGTGACCCGGTCGGGGTCAACCTATACCGGTCGGGTGGATGGCACGGTGGTTTACAGCGGCCCCAGCTACAATGCGGCCATTCAAGCCTGCATCGACAACATGAGCTCGGGGACCATCTATATTCGGAACAGCGGGACCTGCGACCCCACTTATGGCATTGCCCCCAAAGACGGGTTGATACTGGATTACGGTGGGACGCAGGCCTCCGGTACCGCGTCGACCATTTCTGTGATCCAGCTGGACCGGAAAAGCAACGTAACGATCCGGAATCTTCGAATTGCCGGCAATCCCCGCTATGGCATCTGGTCGCGAAGCAGCAGTGGGATCACACTGAGCGGGTGCAGCGCCCAGGTGACCGGCGGCCTGCCCTTCCGGTTCGACGACAGCAAGAGCGGGGGTTCCCGCAATATCAACGTCAACAGCATCACATCGAATGGGCAGACCGCTCATGGTCTGGAGACCTACACGGTGGACGGCTTTTACTGGAGCACGATCACGGCCAACGACTCAACGGGTTGTGGTCTCCTGCTCAACAACACGATTAATTGGTCGGGCGGTTCGGTTTACGCGTACAACTGCTGCTACGGAGGGGGTTATGCCGGCTTTCGCACGGCCAATAGCAACGGCAGGGGCACGGTCAACTACGTGGATGCGAACCGTTGTGGCCGGGGGATCTTCAGCCTGACGCAGAGCCGGGATGCCACCATCAACAACTGCTACATCCGCAATTGCAGCGGGATCGGGATCTGGCTGCAGGACTCGTACAACACTCATGTTCGTGCGGGCACGGTGGAGAACAATGCCGGCGGATGCTTCAGCATCACCGGAGGGTCGGGGAACTCGGTGAATGTGACCTGCCGGTGA
- a CDS encoding HD domain-containing phosphohydrolase — translation MDPIQDFNPDPEFTPPPILVVDDEEIVLAALRETLRRTPYEVVTEADPLAAVELLKQQEFSVIITDQSMPGMSGLELLARARQLQPFATRILITAVLSLDTVIDAINKGEIYRFIVKPWLREEFLATVKNAVQRYELICQNAHLQAATQQMNQQLVELNRSLEQQIKLVAQQNEQLARVNAALERNLMRSLELCVHTMQTFYPSLGSQARRVAALCRGMAQVAQLSPHDRRVLESSALLHDIGLVGVPRHIIRRWQDDPHSLNPAEKALIEQHPILGQELAAFTSDLDQVGQIIRAHHERFDGAGYPDQLVGENIPWLARLLAVAVAYASSPLPPTDATERIKQEAGSAFDPEAVRVFLQALQTVELPRKEREVTLAELRPGMVLARGVYTANGLLLIPEGQRLNATFIEKLLNHHRIQPITQSLVVYC, via the coding sequence ATGGACCCGATCCAGGACTTCAACCCCGATCCGGAATTCACTCCCCCGCCGATCCTGGTGGTGGACGACGAGGAGATTGTCCTGGCCGCCCTGCGCGAAACCCTCCGCCGAACCCCGTACGAGGTCGTCACCGAAGCCGATCCCCTGGCCGCCGTCGAACTCCTCAAACAACAGGAGTTCTCCGTCATCATCACCGACCAGAGCATGCCCGGTATGTCCGGCCTGGAACTACTGGCCCGCGCCCGCCAGCTCCAGCCCTTCGCCACCCGGATTCTCATCACCGCCGTGCTCAGCCTCGACACCGTCATCGACGCCATCAACAAGGGCGAAATCTACCGGTTCATCGTCAAACCCTGGCTGCGTGAGGAGTTCCTCGCCACCGTCAAAAACGCCGTCCAACGCTACGAACTCATCTGCCAGAACGCCCACCTCCAGGCCGCCACCCAGCAGATGAACCAGCAACTGGTCGAGCTGAACCGGTCCCTCGAACAGCAGATCAAACTCGTCGCCCAACAAAACGAACAGCTGGCCCGGGTCAACGCCGCCCTGGAACGCAACCTCATGCGTTCCCTCGAGCTCTGCGTGCACACCATGCAGACCTTCTACCCCTCCCTCGGCAGCCAGGCCCGGCGTGTGGCCGCCCTCTGCCGGGGCATGGCCCAGGTGGCACAACTCTCCCCCCACGACCGCCGCGTCCTCGAAAGCAGCGCTCTCCTGCACGACATCGGGCTGGTCGGCGTCCCCCGTCACATCATCCGACGCTGGCAGGACGATCCACACTCCCTCAACCCCGCGGAAAAGGCGCTCATCGAACAACACCCCATCCTCGGCCAGGAACTGGCCGCCTTCACCAGCGACCTCGACCAGGTCGGCCAGATCATCCGCGCCCATCACGAACGCTTTGACGGCGCCGGGTATCCCGACCAACTCGTGGGCGAGAACATCCCCTGGCTGGCACGGCTCCTGGCCGTCGCCGTGGCCTACGCCTCCAGTCCCCTCCCACCCACCGACGCCACCGAGCGCATCAAACAAGAGGCCGGCAGCGCCTTCGACCCCGAGGCCGTGCGCGTCTTCCTTCAGGCGCTGCAAACGGTCGAACTGCCCCGCAAAGAACGCGAAGTCACCCTGGCCGAACTTCGACCCGGCATGGTCTTGGCCCGCGGCGTTTACACCGCCAACGGGCTGCTCCTCATCCCCGAAGGCCAGCGCCTCAACGCCACCTTCATCGAAAAACTCCTCAACCATCACCGGATTCAGCCGATAACCCAATCGCTGGTGGTCTATTGTTGA
- a CDS encoding PAS domain S-box protein, which produces MLNRTPSQTQPGTDAAAQWWQAAFEAAEHAQAVCRSDGRIVQFNRRAAHLFQIPPGTAPETLSLWQWVAPPADQKLRHALQHRPARPDLLHSVITLRDGAPHLPVDLEYVPLGPDHYLLIFKDVSRRLRLETHIQRLITAIDATPDAFFLADTDLRITFVNPAFQTLTGYSMEEVLGRPDAFLRAPFEQEKVQAYLEAVTQGREWIGELVNIRRDGTPYHVEATISPIADMAGRFMGYVACERDITLRIQLQEQLRIQRDFIHSILQSLDGAIYSLDCEFRLTHANDGWRHLPAEHAGLRIEAPPVLGRNLLDYVPDPARRAELERIFREVLQTGRPADNRYQTADGRFWLVKVSPWIDGSQVRGLICNITDQTHYHELQQQLFQAQKMEIIGTLAAGVAHDFNNLLQAIRGNCGLLLREISTDHRLRREIEQIDLAAARAADITQQLLSFSRESNDNCAVLDLNQILQEALVLVRRTLRGNVTLEVQTAPETLPVRLDSTRASQAILNLCVNAQDAMPNGGRLTLETQRVLITTDQAKRHNLSPGTPYARCTVRDTGTGIPPDLLPRIFTPFFTTKARGKGTGLGLPIVQRITEEAGGFIEVESVLGQGSAFHLFFPLSSETPVPIPEPTVSPLAQGRGRVLVVDDLDLLRDFTRSFLEAAGLEVLVAESGPEALKVLESTDQPVDLLFTDYSMPGMNGLELIEAVLQRWPRMRCVLASGYLDPALRARLAQLNVSVLAKPYDMRDASELITRKLAEPVSGPEPAPTRPEAAHTA; this is translated from the coding sequence ATGCTGAACCGGACGCCATCGCAAACCCAACCCGGGACCGACGCTGCAGCCCAATGGTGGCAGGCCGCGTTCGAAGCCGCCGAGCATGCCCAGGCCGTTTGCCGCTCCGACGGCCGCATCGTCCAATTCAACCGCCGCGCCGCCCACCTCTTCCAAATCCCGCCCGGCACGGCACCCGAAACCCTCTCCCTCTGGCAGTGGGTCGCCCCGCCAGCCGACCAAAAACTCCGCCACGCCCTCCAGCACCGACCCGCCCGACCCGACCTCCTCCATTCGGTCATCACCCTGCGCGACGGTGCCCCCCACCTGCCCGTGGACCTCGAGTACGTCCCGCTCGGTCCCGACCATTACCTCCTCATCTTCAAGGACGTCAGCCGCCGGCTCCGACTCGAAACGCACATCCAACGCCTCATCACCGCCATCGACGCCACCCCGGACGCCTTCTTCCTGGCCGATACCGACCTCCGCATCACCTTCGTCAACCCGGCCTTCCAAACCCTCACCGGCTACTCCATGGAAGAGGTCCTGGGCCGCCCTGACGCATTCCTCCGCGCCCCGTTCGAACAGGAAAAGGTCCAGGCCTACCTTGAGGCCGTCACCCAGGGCCGCGAATGGATCGGTGAACTGGTCAACATCCGCCGCGACGGCACACCCTACCACGTCGAGGCCACCATCTCGCCCATCGCCGACATGGCCGGCCGGTTCATGGGCTACGTGGCCTGCGAACGCGACATCACCCTCCGCATCCAATTGCAGGAACAACTCCGCATCCAGCGCGATTTCATCCACAGCATCCTCCAGTCCCTCGACGGCGCCATCTACAGCCTCGACTGCGAATTCCGCCTCACCCACGCCAACGACGGCTGGCGACACCTGCCCGCCGAACACGCCGGCCTGCGCATCGAAGCCCCTCCCGTCCTGGGCCGCAATCTCCTCGATTACGTCCCCGACCCCGCCCGACGCGCCGAGCTGGAACGCATCTTCCGCGAAGTCCTCCAAACCGGACGGCCCGCGGATAATCGTTACCAAACCGCCGACGGACGCTTCTGGCTGGTCAAGGTCTCCCCGTGGATCGACGGCTCCCAGGTCCGCGGCCTCATCTGCAACATCACCGACCAGACCCACTACCACGAACTCCAACAACAGCTCTTCCAGGCCCAAAAAATGGAAATCATCGGCACCCTCGCCGCCGGGGTGGCCCACGACTTCAACAACCTCCTCCAGGCCATCCGCGGCAATTGCGGCCTCCTCCTGCGCGAAATCAGCACCGACCACCGCCTCCGCCGCGAAATCGAACAAATCGACCTGGCCGCCGCCCGCGCCGCCGACATCACCCAGCAGCTCCTCTCCTTCAGCCGCGAAAGCAACGACAACTGCGCCGTCCTCGACCTGAACCAGATCCTCCAGGAAGCCCTGGTCCTCGTCCGGCGTACCCTCCGCGGCAACGTCACCCTCGAGGTCCAAACCGCCCCGGAAACCCTCCCCGTGCGCCTGGACTCCACCCGCGCCAGCCAGGCCATCCTCAACCTCTGCGTCAACGCCCAGGACGCCATGCCCAACGGCGGCCGTCTCACCCTCGAAACCCAACGCGTCCTCATCACCACCGACCAGGCGAAACGCCACAACCTCAGCCCCGGTACCCCTTACGCCCGCTGCACCGTCCGCGACACCGGCACCGGCATCCCGCCCGACCTGCTCCCCCGCATCTTCACCCCCTTCTTCACCACCAAGGCCCGCGGGAAAGGCACCGGACTCGGCCTCCCCATCGTCCAGCGCATCACCGAGGAAGCCGGCGGATTCATCGAAGTGGAAAGCGTCCTGGGCCAGGGCAGCGCCTTCCACCTCTTCTTCCCGCTGTCCTCCGAGACCCCCGTGCCCATCCCCGAACCCACCGTCTCCCCACTGGCCCAGGGCCGCGGACGCGTGCTGGTCGTGGACGACCTCGACCTGCTGCGCGACTTCACCCGCAGCTTCCTCGAAGCCGCAGGACTGGAGGTCCTTGTGGCCGAAAGCGGGCCCGAAGCCCTCAAGGTCCTCGAATCCACCGACCAGCCCGTGGACCTGTTGTTCACCGACTACAGCATGCCCGGCATGAACGGCCTCGAGCTCATCGAAGCCGTGCTCCAACGTTGGCCCCGCATGCGGTGTGTCCTCGCCTCGGGTTACCTCGACCCAGCACTCCGCGCCCGGCTCGCCCAGCTCAACGTCAGCGTCCTGGCCAAACCCTACGACATGCGCGACGCCTCCGAACTCATCACCCGCAAACTGGCCGAACCCGTGTCCGGCCCCGAGCCGGCCCCAACCCGCCCCGAGGCCGCACACACGGCCTGA
- a CDS encoding response regulator, which yields MPIRVLIVEDNPGMRESLQALLGHAPQLVCVGAHATGEEALQHFEQARPDVVLMDIHLPGMSDIECVVRMKLRRPAVQVLMLTMYEDSELIFESLRAGATGYLLKNQPASELIQAIEQVHAGGAPMSMRIARKVVAYFQQIHQPRSEMEQLTRREQEILALLARGYLYKEIADLLGISLSTVRTHLHTIYEKLHVQSRTEAVVKYLGADRPR from the coding sequence ATGCCCATCCGTGTGCTGATTGTGGAAGACAATCCCGGGATGCGGGAAAGCCTGCAGGCCCTGCTCGGCCACGCACCGCAACTGGTCTGCGTGGGTGCGCACGCCACCGGTGAGGAGGCCCTCCAGCACTTCGAACAAGCGCGGCCGGACGTGGTCCTCATGGACATCCACCTGCCCGGAATGAGCGACATTGAATGCGTGGTCCGCATGAAACTTCGCAGGCCGGCCGTGCAGGTCCTCATGCTGACCATGTACGAGGACAGCGAGTTGATCTTCGAATCCCTTCGTGCCGGTGCCACCGGTTACCTCCTGAAAAACCAGCCGGCCTCGGAATTGATCCAGGCCATCGAACAGGTCCACGCCGGCGGCGCCCCCATGTCCATGCGCATCGCGCGCAAAGTGGTCGCCTACTTCCAGCAGATCCATCAACCGCGGTCGGAGATGGAACAGTTGACCCGGCGGGAACAGGAAATCCTCGCCCTGCTGGCGCGCGGCTACCTGTACAAGGAAATCGCGGACCTGCTGGGCATCAGCCTGAGCACGGTCCGCACCCACCTGCACACGATTTACGAAAAACTGCACGTCCAGTCGCGGACCGAGGCGGTGGTGAAGTATCTGGGTGCCGATCGTCCGCGCTGA
- a CDS encoding ArsR/SmtB family transcription factor, whose translation MSAPERVRQWKPVALVFRALAHPGRLCIVEELARGERCVCELTEMLGVRMPTVSRHLALLRQAGIVEDEKRGARVFYRLRTPCVLRLFECLAGIDAGANGGSAAPQGAGAGAGPAPARTIATGARKGSGSGRRRPGVHA comes from the coding sequence ATGAGTGCGCCCGAACGCGTGCGACAGTGGAAGCCCGTGGCCCTGGTGTTCAGGGCCCTGGCCCACCCCGGACGGCTCTGCATCGTGGAGGAACTGGCCCGGGGCGAACGTTGCGTCTGTGAACTGACGGAAATGCTGGGAGTGCGGATGCCCACCGTTTCCCGGCACCTGGCCCTGTTGCGACAGGCCGGCATTGTGGAGGATGAAAAGCGCGGGGCCCGGGTGTTCTACCGGCTGCGCACCCCGTGTGTGCTCCGGCTTTTCGAGTGTCTTGCCGGGATCGACGCCGGCGCCAACGGAGGGTCCGCAGCCCCGCAGGGCGCCGGCGCGGGGGCAGGGCCGGCCCCCGCCCGCACGATCGCCACCGGTGCCCGCAAGGGGTCGGGCTCCGGCCGCCGCCGTCCCGGCGTGCACGCGTGA
- a CDS encoding two-component regulator propeller domain-containing protein encodes MRPWSGILARMRITAVLVLWSVALPAEESRWAARVWQTDEGLPENTVYGLARDEVGYLWVATHGGLARFDGVRFEEFSLTHLPGVPNRVVRALFRDRAGRLWLGMDRGPVVCVDRDKVRVYGEREGLPDLRITGFVEEASGAVWVMYASGSWARIEGNRVERSAEGTDRPGGRVVLATDRKGRLWAAQGPRVGLMENGELRVQFELGEPVECLAGGRTDGLWLGTARGLYRFTPGREPDLVFRWPAGARSWVPRLLWEDQAGGVWVGTGTAGLGRYGQGGWEWVPTSHPEILCLAEDHEGNLWVGTAGGGLNRLRPRRIELWGTDHGLPFAAVRSVCEDTEGRLWVVTMDGQLVRERDGGWEALTQREDWPGGGAVCVAADPAGGVWVGTRERGLYRWRDGWVRVLRRSDGLWDHAIRSLCPAGPEEVWIAGGARPWIQHWRDGHWQTFELPAGTRSIRAMTIDSAGRLWIGTADGLLLRVENGRLRNETVPVEGRTPSIRCLHSTPDGSLWIGYAGYGLGWWKDGRWTRLTTAHGLGEDYISQIISDGEGRLWFGGNRGVFQASLMDLTAAAAGTGYVHSISYGRSEGLPALPATYDSAPAAVRRRDGRVVIATRLGLAVIHPGALARDAAPPPVVLERITVDDRTVALYDSRFPLRVYEGAPPTDLRGLSGELRLPPGPRKVEFAFTALTYAAPENVHFRYRLDGFDDAWVEAGTRRVAGYPRLPPGRYRFRVAAVTAAGVWSESEAGVAFVVRPFPWQTWWFQAGAVVVLTLVLAGAVRWVSFRRLRRRLRELEHQTALLRERARIAKDIHDDVGASLTRIALLCDLAQQGRSEPAEGPLLSRIATTARQAVRSLDEIVWAVNPRNDTLAQMIDYTGQYAVDYLHAAGIRCRLELPDPVPERPMAPDLRHHCFLAVKEALHNVVKHAGATEVRVCARVEPEGLYWEIQDDGRGFDSGPPGAGSDGLGNMQQRMTEVGGRCEILSRPGCGTNVRLFVPWRPEPH; translated from the coding sequence GTGCGACCGTGGAGTGGGATTTTGGCGCGGATGCGCATCACCGCGGTGCTGGTGCTGTGGTCCGTGGCATTGCCGGCGGAGGAATCGCGGTGGGCGGCCCGGGTCTGGCAGACGGACGAGGGCCTGCCGGAGAACACGGTGTACGGACTGGCCCGGGACGAAGTGGGTTATCTGTGGGTGGCCACCCATGGTGGATTGGCCCGGTTTGATGGCGTGCGATTTGAAGAGTTTTCCCTCACCCACCTGCCGGGAGTGCCCAATCGAGTGGTGCGGGCTTTGTTTCGGGACCGTGCGGGCCGGCTGTGGTTGGGGATGGACCGCGGTCCGGTGGTGTGCGTGGACCGCGACAAAGTGCGGGTGTACGGCGAGCGCGAGGGATTGCCGGACCTGCGGATCACCGGGTTTGTCGAGGAGGCGTCGGGCGCTGTCTGGGTGATGTACGCCAGCGGTAGTTGGGCGCGGATCGAGGGGAACCGGGTCGAGCGATCGGCCGAGGGTACGGATCGGCCCGGCGGACGGGTTGTTCTGGCCACAGACCGCAAGGGACGACTCTGGGCTGCCCAGGGGCCGCGAGTCGGCTTGATGGAAAACGGGGAGTTGCGGGTTCAGTTCGAACTGGGCGAGCCGGTGGAATGCCTTGCGGGCGGGCGCACGGACGGGCTCTGGCTGGGTACCGCCAGGGGGTTGTACCGGTTCACACCGGGGCGCGAACCCGACCTGGTGTTCCGATGGCCGGCAGGTGCCCGGTCGTGGGTGCCGCGTCTCCTGTGGGAAGACCAGGCCGGAGGTGTGTGGGTGGGCACGGGCACGGCGGGATTGGGCCGGTACGGGCAGGGAGGTTGGGAATGGGTTCCAACGAGTCATCCGGAGATTTTGTGTCTGGCGGAGGATCACGAGGGCAACCTCTGGGTGGGGACCGCGGGCGGCGGGTTGAACCGGTTGCGACCGCGCCGGATCGAGTTGTGGGGCACGGATCATGGGTTGCCATTTGCGGCCGTGCGGTCGGTGTGTGAAGACACCGAAGGCCGGCTCTGGGTGGTGACCATGGACGGCCAGTTGGTCCGCGAGCGGGACGGGGGCTGGGAGGCCCTGACCCAACGGGAGGACTGGCCCGGCGGCGGGGCGGTTTGCGTCGCGGCCGATCCGGCCGGGGGTGTCTGGGTGGGTACACGCGAACGGGGCCTGTACCGCTGGCGCGACGGTTGGGTTCGCGTCTTGCGACGTTCTGACGGACTTTGGGACCATGCGATTCGTTCGCTGTGCCCGGCCGGGCCGGAGGAGGTGTGGATCGCCGGCGGGGCGCGTCCGTGGATTCAGCATTGGCGCGACGGTCACTGGCAGACGTTTGAGCTGCCGGCGGGCACGCGGTCCATCCGGGCCATGACCATCGACTCCGCCGGTCGGCTCTGGATCGGCACCGCCGACGGACTGCTCTTGCGGGTGGAGAACGGGCGGTTGCGGAATGAAACCGTACCCGTGGAGGGTCGAACCCCCTCGATACGCTGCCTGCACAGCACCCCGGACGGATCGCTCTGGATCGGTTACGCGGGTTACGGACTGGGATGGTGGAAAGACGGCCGGTGGACCCGGCTCACCACCGCGCACGGCCTGGGGGAGGATTACATCTCCCAGATCATCTCCGACGGAGAGGGTCGTCTCTGGTTCGGAGGCAATCGCGGCGTGTTTCAGGCCTCGCTGATGGACCTGACGGCCGCCGCGGCGGGTACCGGCTATGTGCACTCGATCTCCTACGGGCGGAGTGAAGGGTTGCCGGCCCTTCCGGCCACGTACGACAGCGCACCCGCCGCCGTGCGGCGTCGAGACGGTCGGGTGGTGATCGCCACGCGATTGGGACTGGCGGTGATCCATCCGGGTGCACTGGCACGGGACGCAGCGCCGCCGCCGGTGGTCCTGGAGCGGATCACCGTGGATGACCGGACCGTGGCACTGTACGACAGTCGCTTTCCCCTACGGGTCTACGAGGGGGCGCCGCCCACGGACCTCCGGGGTTTGTCCGGCGAACTGCGGTTGCCGCCCGGCCCTCGCAAGGTCGAATTCGCGTTCACGGCACTCACCTATGCCGCACCCGAAAACGTGCATTTCCGGTATCGCCTGGACGGGTTCGACGACGCGTGGGTGGAGGCCGGCACGCGACGTGTGGCCGGATATCCCCGGTTGCCCCCCGGCCGGTACCGGTTCCGCGTCGCCGCCGTGACGGCAGCCGGGGTATGGAGCGAATCCGAGGCCGGCGTGGCTTTTGTGGTCCGACCCTTCCCGTGGCAGACGTGGTGGTTTCAGGCGGGTGCGGTGGTGGTTCTCACCCTGGTGCTGGCCGGAGCCGTGCGGTGGGTTTCGTTTCGCCGGTTGCGGCGGCGGTTGCGTGAGCTGGAGCATCAGACGGCCTTGCTGCGCGAACGCGCCCGCATTGCCAAGGACATTCACGACGACGTGGGCGCCAGCCTCACCCGCATCGCGTTGTTGTGCGACCTGGCCCAGCAGGGCCGGAGCGAACCTGCGGAGGGCCCTCTGTTGAGCCGGATCGCCACCACGGCACGCCAGGCGGTGCGGTCCCTCGACGAGATCGTTTGGGCGGTCAACCCGCGGAACGACACGCTGGCTCAGATGATTGACTACACCGGCCAGTACGCAGTGGATTACCTGCACGCGGCCGGCATCCGATGCCGGTTGGAACTTCCCGATCCGGTGCCCGAACGGCCCATGGCGCCGGACCTCCGCCATCATTGTTTTCTGGCCGTGAAAGAGGCCCTCCACAACGTGGTGAAACATGCCGGAGCCACCGAGGTCCGGGTCTGCGCACGCGTCGAACCGGAGGGACTCTACTGGGAAATCCAGGACGACGGACGGGGTTTCGATTCCGGGCCCCCGGGTGCGGGGAGCGACGGCCTGGGGAACATGCAACAGCGGATGACCGAGGTGGGGGGTCGTTGCGAGATTCTCAGCCGACCCGGCTGCGGCACCAACGTACGGCTGTTTGTACCATGGCGGCCCGAGCCACACTGA
- a CDS encoding permease — translation MSEMTTNQSRDWRWWIGLPAVFLLCYFLPVGQPRFDQAVLEAFALVRWYAREHVILCLVPAFFIAGAISAFVQQASVLKYLGPGAPRWVAYGVASVSGAILAVCSCTVLPLFAGIWRMGAGLGPATAFLYSGPAINVMAVILTARILGLDLGIARAVGAVSFSVVLGLAMHGLFRREEQARAAEAAGLPEPTGGRPLHQTAWFFATMVGVLVFANWSGAEAVTGWSAWVAAWKWRLTGACAVLLAVVLVRWIGLPWRRVVAVAAVTTALAWLWPEHPQISFAVGSLGLAWMLARGEGEAREWFNATWALARQILPLLLAGVWIAGLLLGRPGHEGLIPEAWVTRWVGGNSPGANLFAAVVGAFMYFATLTEVPILQGLLGAGMGKGPALALLLAGPAVSLPNMLVLRSIFGTRRTVTYVGLVILLATLSGLVYGAWFQ, via the coding sequence ATGAGCGAAATGACAACGAATCAGTCCCGCGACTGGCGCTGGTGGATCGGTCTGCCGGCGGTGTTTCTTCTGTGCTACTTCCTGCCGGTGGGGCAGCCGCGATTTGACCAGGCGGTGCTGGAGGCATTTGCCCTGGTGCGATGGTACGCCCGCGAGCACGTGATCCTGTGTCTGGTACCGGCTTTTTTCATCGCGGGCGCCATCAGCGCGTTTGTCCAACAGGCGTCGGTCCTGAAGTACCTGGGCCCGGGCGCCCCGCGATGGGTCGCGTACGGCGTGGCCTCCGTGTCGGGCGCCATTCTGGCGGTTTGTTCGTGCACGGTGCTGCCGTTGTTTGCCGGGATCTGGCGGATGGGCGCCGGTCTGGGGCCGGCCACGGCGTTCCTGTATTCCGGGCCGGCGATCAACGTGATGGCGGTGATCCTGACCGCGCGCATTCTGGGGCTGGACCTGGGGATTGCACGGGCGGTGGGGGCGGTGTCCTTCAGCGTGGTGCTGGGTCTGGCCATGCACGGGCTGTTCCGGCGCGAGGAACAGGCACGGGCGGCCGAGGCAGCCGGGTTGCCGGAACCCACCGGCGGCCGGCCCCTGCATCAGACGGCCTGGTTTTTTGCGACGATGGTGGGCGTGTTGGTTTTCGCCAACTGGTCCGGCGCGGAGGCCGTGACCGGCTGGAGTGCATGGGTGGCGGCTTGGAAATGGCGACTTACCGGCGCTTGCGCGGTGCTGCTGGCGGTGGTGCTGGTCCGGTGGATCGGGCTTCCCTGGCGTCGGGTGGTGGCGGTGGCGGCGGTGACGACGGCGCTGGCGTGGTTGTGGCCGGAGCACCCGCAAATCTCCTTTGCCGTTGGCTCGCTGGGCCTGGCGTGGATGTTGGCGCGCGGCGAGGGCGAGGCCCGGGAATGGTTCAACGCCACGTGGGCCCTGGCCAGGCAGATTCTTCCCCTGCTGTTGGCCGGCGTATGGATTGCAGGGCTCCTGCTGGGCCGGCCCGGACATGAAGGGTTGATTCCGGAGGCCTGGGTGACCCGTTGGGTGGGTGGGAACTCACCGGGGGCCAACCTGTTTGCCGCCGTGGTGGGGGCTTTCATGTACTTTGCCACGCTCACCGAGGTGCCGATCCTGCAGGGGTTGTTGGGAGCCGGCATGGGCAAGGGTCCGGCATTGGCGTTGTTGCTGGCGGGCCCGGCGGTTTCGCTCCCCAACATGCTGGTGCTGCGAAGCATCTTCGGGACCCGGCGAACCGTGACCTACGTCGGGTTGGTGATCCTGCTGGCCACCCTCAGCGGGCTGGTTTACGGCGCGTGGTTCCAGTGA